One window of the Candidatus Zixiibacteriota bacterium genome contains the following:
- the deoB gene encoding phosphopentomutase (Evidence 2a : Function from experimental evidences in other organisms; PubMedId : 361716, 6087276, 6286410; Product type e : enzyme), producing the protein MFRRVIVIVLDACGVGELPDADHYGDRGASTITHVAEALGGLKMPVCQHIGLGNIVTIKGVAPDKKAAGAWGKMAEKSPGKDSTSGHWEIGGIILAQPFPLYPNGFPPELIREFESKAGIRTIGNLPASGTEIIKELGERHIKTGEIILYTSADSVFQLAAHEEIVPLERLYEICHFARELLKGEHAVGRVIARPFIGEPGNFIRTAHRKDFSLEPPSKTFLDLMKEKGIPTVAVGKIDDLFARRGISKAVNAKSNMEVMERIMGELTVTQTGLIFANLVDFDMLWGHRNDTESFGRGLEEFDRALADLIKIVSEDDLLVITADHGCDPTLKYSTDHTREYVPLLAYNIRMKIGISLGTRESFADVAATMNDIFSLGYEFPGKSFFKGIVQTLG; encoded by the coding sequence ATGTTCAGAAGAGTTATTGTTATCGTCCTTGACGCCTGTGGGGTCGGGGAGTTACCCGATGCCGACCATTACGGCGACAGAGGGGCATCCACAATTACGCATGTGGCGGAGGCCCTGGGCGGGTTGAAGATGCCTGTCTGCCAACATATAGGTCTGGGAAATATCGTTACAATAAAGGGTGTGGCGCCTGATAAAAAAGCTGCCGGCGCGTGGGGGAAGATGGCGGAAAAGTCGCCGGGAAAAGATTCTACCTCGGGGCACTGGGAAATAGGTGGAATAATTCTGGCGCAACCGTTCCCGCTATATCCGAATGGCTTTCCCCCGGAGTTGATCAGGGAATTCGAATCAAAAGCGGGCATTAGAACAATCGGCAATCTCCCCGCCAGCGGGACCGAGATCATCAAAGAACTGGGCGAACGGCATATTAAAACCGGCGAAATTATTTTATATACATCGGCCGATTCGGTCTTTCAACTGGCGGCGCACGAAGAGATAGTCCCGCTCGAAAGGTTATATGAAATTTGCCATTTCGCGCGGGAATTGCTAAAGGGGGAGCACGCTGTCGGAAGAGTTATCGCCCGCCCGTTTATCGGCGAACCGGGAAATTTTATCAGGACAGCCCATAGGAAAGACTTTTCACTGGAGCCGCCGTCAAAGACATTCCTGGACCTGATGAAAGAAAAGGGAATTCCGACGGTGGCGGTCGGCAAAATCGATGATTTATTCGCACGCCGGGGAATAAGCAAAGCCGTGAACGCCAAAAGCAATATGGAAGTTATGGAGAGGATAATGGGGGAATTGACGGTCACTCAAACCGGACTGATTTTCGCTAATTTGGTCGATTTTGATATGTTATGGGGGCATCGCAACGATACCGAATCTTTCGGGCGGGGACTGGAGGAATTTGACCGAGCCTTGGCCGATTTAATTAAGATTGTGAGTGAGGACGACTTGCTTGTCATAACGGCCGATCATGGCTGCGATCCGACTTTGAAATATTCCACCGATCATACCCGTGAATATGTTCCGCTTCTGGCGTATAACATCCGGATGAAGATCGGTATAAGTCTTGGAACAAGAGAGAGTTTCGCCGATGTAGCTGCTACCATGAATGATATTTTCAGTCTCGGTTATGAATTCCCCGGAAAAAGTTTCTTCAAAGGTATTGTCCAAACCCTTGGATAG
- the deoC gene encoding Deoxyribose-phosphate aldolase: MIENLNRYFDHSILKPETDLEAIIKICREAKEHNFFGIAINPCWVTLARKELAGSDVKIISVSGFPLSANRTDIKVIEAVKGVEDGADEIDMVVNVGWLHSGEYRAAEEEIYEVRRNLPDNIILKVIIEAPRISPEAQVAAVKTVINGGAQFVKTATGFFGGATVEIVKRLKEAAKGQVKVKASGGIRTLADTEALVAAGADRIGSSASVEIMREYNGK; the protein is encoded by the coding sequence ATGATAGAAAACTTGAATCGTTATTTTGACCACTCCATTCTGAAACCGGAAACCGATCTTGAGGCGATTATAAAAATCTGCCGCGAGGCAAAGGAGCACAATTTTTTCGGTATCGCCATCAATCCCTGTTGGGTGACATTGGCCCGAAAAGAACTGGCGGGGAGTGATGTTAAGATTATTTCTGTCTCCGGCTTTCCCCTCTCGGCTAACCGAACCGACATCAAGGTAATCGAGGCGGTCAAAGGGGTCGAAGACGGCGCGGATGAGATTGATATGGTGGTCAACGTCGGATGGCTTCATTCCGGGGAGTATCGGGCCGCCGAAGAGGAAATCTATGAAGTGCGACGGAATCTGCCGGACAATATTATTTTAAAGGTTATAATTGAAGCACCGCGGATTTCGCCGGAGGCGCAGGTGGCCGCGGTGAAGACGGTCATAAATGGCGGTGCGCAATTCGTGAAAACGGCCACCGGATTTTTCGGCGGGGCAACGGTGGAAATAGTGAAGCGATTAAAAGAGGCGGCCAAAGGTCAGGTAAAAGTGAAAGCCTCGGGTGGGATCAGAACTCTGGCCGACACCGAGGCATTGGTAGCCGCCGGGGCCGATCGGATCGGCTCCTCGGCATCGGTCGAAATAATGCGGGAATATAATGGAAAGTAA
- a CDS encoding conserved hypothetical protein (Evidence 4 : Unknown function but conserved in other organisms) has protein sequence MESKSGPDMDKQNKNRPHLGIMFKCCKVYSRIYLNKKGDAFVGWCPKCAAKLEVKVSPTGSTKRFFTAE, from the coding sequence ATGGAAAGTAAAAGCGGCCCGGACATGGATAAACAGAACAAAAACCGTCCCCATCTCGGCATTATGTTCAAGTGCTGCAAAGTGTACTCGCGGATTTATTTGAATAAAAAGGGTGATGCCTTCGTCGGCTGGTGCCCCAAATGCGCGGCCAAACTCGAAGTCAAAGTCTCCCCGACCGGGTCCACCAAGAGGTTCTTTACGGCGGAATAA
- a CDS encoding conserved hypothetical protein (Evidence 4 : Unknown function but conserved in other organisms) has product MALMKSKVVVVPLGEVDFMMVNRLATNVGPVFGRSVDILKGMKMPDEGLNVIRNQYYASNLLAKLERVKANHKEIVLGVCEEDLYLPDEPYIIGHSDTVCGTAVVSLFRIRQEFYGLPEDESKVYTRLFKQAVHQLAHLFDLTSCRNPRCVNYFSQNMIDIDNKGERFCDICKRSLAEKR; this is encoded by the coding sequence ATGGCCCTGATGAAATCAAAAGTTGTGGTGGTGCCCTTGGGCGAAGTCGATTTCATGATGGTGAACCGCCTGGCGACCAATGTCGGGCCGGTCTTCGGGCGCTCGGTCGATATTCTCAAAGGAATGAAAATGCCCGATGAGGGCCTCAATGTCATCCGCAATCAGTACTATGCCAGTAACCTCCTGGCCAAACTGGAACGGGTCAAGGCCAACCATAAGGAAATCGTCTTGGGGGTGTGCGAAGAGGATCTGTACCTTCCCGATGAACCATACATTATCGGCCATTCCGATACCGTTTGCGGCACGGCGGTGGTCTCGCTCTTCCGGATTCGTCAGGAATTTTACGGCCTCCCCGAGGATGAATCCAAAGTCTATACCCGGCTCTTCAAGCAGGCGGTTCACCAACTGGCACATCTTTTTGATTTAACCAGTTGCCGCAATCCTCGCTGTGTCAATTATTTTTCGCAGAATATGATTGACATCGACAATAAGGGGGAGCGATTTTGCGACATATGCAAGCGAAGTTTAGCCGAGAAAAGATGA
- the yprA gene encoding Uncharacterized ATP-dependent helicase YprA, with amino-acid sequence MNLPQILESFRTDPSIKNNIAHWEIIPPRDGVYDDFPEYLDSKLVSLLQKRGINRLYSHQRSAVDSIHDGHDTVIVTPTASGKTLCYNLPVLDSIIKNRSTRALYLFPTKALSQDQLAELTGLIDALDVDIKTYTFDGDTPQTARRLIRSAGHIVVTNPDMLHAGILPHHTKWIKLFENLKYVVIDEIHHYRGIFGSHLANVVRRLKRICEFYGSNPIFITCSATIANPDELAEKITGRKVNLVDNNGAPSGEKHFIIYNPPVINKQLGIRKSALNEAQDLAEKFISNRIQTIIFAQYRLQVEVLLTYMRERFKEPFGNNIRVAGYRGGYLPNQRRDIEQGLRRGEIIGVVSTNALELGIDIGALDVSIICGYPGSISSVWQQAGRAGRRSGSSVTIFVANSSAINQFLAHNSTYLLKRTPEMGIIDPDNLIISTNHIKCASFELPFHKEEDFRPDGTDEILNYLEDQKIVRQSGGKFHWSSEIYPAQGVSLRSASPDNFVILNQTDNNRVIGEVDYYSAPIFLHPEAIYLHDAEQYQVTELDWEGKKAYVKEAAVDYYTDAETKSDLKVLSVADEKHDFEAVLSWGEVTVTMVTVLFKKIKFHTHENVGSGKLNLPELELHTNAFWYAFPGDIRFRLNLEGETFGGALRGLANILGKIAPLWVMCDPHDLRSISQVRSPFSELPTIYIYENIPDGVGYSEKLFNISHDLFRACLEQVNDCPCQDGCPSCVGPSMEVGESGKDGTIRLLHYMLGEN; translated from the coding sequence ATGAATCTCCCCCAGATTCTGGAATCGTTCCGGACCGACCCTTCGATTAAAAATAATATTGCCCACTGGGAAATCATCCCGCCGCGCGATGGTGTCTATGATGACTTCCCTGAATATCTCGATTCGAAGTTGGTGTCACTTCTGCAGAAACGCGGCATAAACAGATTATATTCGCATCAAAGGAGCGCGGTCGATTCTATCCATGACGGCCACGACACGGTCATTGTCACCCCGACCGCTTCGGGCAAGACGCTCTGCTATAATCTTCCCGTGCTCGACAGTATCATAAAAAACAGATCGACCCGCGCCCTGTACCTCTTCCCTACCAAGGCCCTCTCGCAGGATCAACTGGCGGAATTGACCGGCTTGATCGATGCCCTCGATGTCGATATAAAAACGTACACTTTCGACGGCGACACGCCTCAGACCGCCCGAAGATTGATCCGTTCGGCCGGGCATATCGTCGTCACCAACCCCGATATGCTTCACGCCGGGATTCTGCCGCATCATACCAAATGGATAAAACTGTTCGAAAATTTGAAGTATGTCGTAATCGACGAGATTCATCATTACCGCGGGATTTTCGGCTCGCATCTGGCAAACGTGGTGCGGCGGCTGAAACGGATCTGCGAATTTTACGGTTCCAACCCGATCTTTATCACCTGCTCGGCGACTATCGCCAACCCGGACGAACTGGCGGAAAAAATTACCGGTCGGAAAGTTAATCTGGTGGATAACAACGGCGCTCCTTCCGGCGAGAAACATTTTATCATTTATAATCCGCCGGTCATAAACAAGCAACTCGGTATCCGCAAATCGGCCCTGAACGAAGCGCAGGATCTGGCCGAAAAATTTATCTCGAATCGCATTCAAACCATCATCTTCGCCCAATACCGGCTTCAGGTCGAGGTTCTTCTGACATATATGCGGGAGCGGTTCAAAGAGCCGTTCGGTAATAATATCCGGGTGGCCGGGTACCGCGGCGGGTATCTCCCGAATCAACGGCGTGATATCGAGCAGGGGCTCCGCCGCGGCGAAATTATCGGGGTGGTTTCGACCAATGCTCTCGAACTGGGAATCGATATCGGGGCGCTCGATGTTTCCATCATCTGCGGATACCCCGGCTCCATCTCCTCGGTCTGGCAACAGGCCGGACGGGCCGGACGGCGTTCGGGGAGTTCGGTGACCATCTTTGTCGCCAACAGTTCCGCCATTAATCAGTTCCTTGCCCATAACAGTACATATCTGCTCAAGCGGACGCCGGAGATGGGAATAATCGATCCCGACAATCTGATTATCAGCACCAACCATATCAAGTGCGCCAGTTTCGAATTGCCGTTCCATAAGGAAGAGGATTTCCGCCCCGATGGCACCGATGAAATCCTGAATTATCTCGAGGATCAAAAAATAGTCCGGCAGTCAGGCGGCAAATTTCACTGGTCATCGGAGATTTATCCGGCACAGGGTGTCTCGCTCCGATCGGCCTCGCCCGACAACTTTGTCATTCTCAATCAGACCGATAACAACCGCGTGATCGGCGAAGTCGATTACTATTCGGCCCCGATATTTTTGCACCCCGAAGCGATATACCTTCACGACGCCGAGCAGTACCAGGTCACGGAACTCGATTGGGAAGGGAAAAAGGCGTATGTCAAGGAGGCGGCGGTCGACTATTACACCGACGCCGAAACCAAATCGGATCTGAAGGTCCTTTCCGTAGCCGATGAGAAGCACGATTTTGAGGCCGTTCTCTCCTGGGGCGAAGTGACTGTCACGATGGTGACGGTGCTGTTCAAGAAAATTAAATTTCATACTCACGAAAATGTCGGCTCCGGGAAACTGAATCTGCCGGAACTGGAACTTCACACCAACGCTTTCTGGTACGCTTTTCCGGGCGATATCCGGTTCCGCCTTAATCTCGAGGGGGAAACATTCGGCGGGGCGCTGCGCGGTCTGGCCAATATCCTCGGCAAAATCGCGCCGCTCTGGGTGATGTGCGACCCGCACGATCTCCGCTCCATTTCGCAGGTCCGCTCGCCCTTCAGCGAACTTCCGACTATTTATATTTACGAAAATATTCCTGACGGGGTCGGCTATTCCGAGAAACTGTTCAATATCTCCCACGATCTTTTCCGGGCCTGCCTGGAGCAGGTGAATGACTGCCCTTGTCAGGACGGGTGTCCGTCATGTGTCGGCCCGTCGATGGAGGTCGGCGAATCGGGCAAAGACGGTACAATCAGACTGCTCCACTATATGCTGGGCGAAAACTGA
- a CDS encoding conserved hypothetical protein (Evidence 4 : Unknown function but conserved in other organisms): protein MSMEIHAAGVDFDSLWNYDNPAETENKFRELLPDIKISGDTGYYAELLTQIAHTQGLQQKFDSAHATLDTVQKLLESAGERAHVRYLLERGRVFNSSGKAADAVPLFAQAWELALKEHFDFYAVDAAHMLGIAAPAGQQMAWNEKALALAEKSSDPRARKWQGSLYNNIGWTYFDQKKYYTALDLFQKAVDFRREQGAPIPLRIAEWCVAKTYRMLGKVDTALAIQQRLQKEWQESGDDNDGYVYEELGECLLALDRADEAVPHFAKAYEILSKDIWMTRDEPARLERLKELGKVK from the coding sequence ATGTCTATGGAAATACATGCGGCTGGAGTCGATTTTGATTCTCTCTGGAATTATGACAACCCGGCCGAGACCGAGAACAAGTTCCGGGAACTTCTGCCCGATATAAAAATTTCGGGCGACACCGGCTATTACGCCGAATTATTGACCCAGATCGCCCACACTCAGGGCCTGCAACAAAAGTTCGATTCCGCCCACGCGACCCTGGACACGGTGCAAAAGTTATTGGAGTCGGCGGGCGAAAGGGCCCATGTCCGGTATCTTCTGGAACGGGGCCGAGTTTTTAATTCCTCGGGCAAGGCCGCCGACGCCGTCCCGCTGTTTGCCCAAGCGTGGGAACTGGCACTAAAAGAGCATTTTGACTTCTATGCGGTCGATGCCGCCCATATGCTGGGGATCGCCGCCCCAGCCGGTCAGCAGATGGCCTGGAACGAGAAAGCGCTCGCGCTGGCCGAAAAATCAAGCGACCCGCGGGCGCGCAAGTGGCAGGGAAGTCTGTATAACAACATCGGCTGGACCTATTTCGATCAGAAAAAATATTACACGGCGCTCGACCTGTTTCAGAAGGCGGTCGATTTCCGCCGCGAGCAGGGTGCGCCGATACCGCTTCGCATCGCCGAATGGTGCGTGGCGAAAACCTACCGGATGCTGGGGAAAGTTGATACCGCGCTGGCGATTCAGCAAAGATTGCAGAAAGAGTGGCAGGAATCAGGCGATGATAACGACGGGTATGTCTATGAAGAATTGGGGGAATGTCTTCTGGCGTTAGATCGGGCCGATGAAGCGGTGCCGCATTTTGCGAAGGCATACGAGATTTTATCGAAAGATATCTGGATGACCCGCGACGAGCCGGCGCGGCTGGAGAGACTGAAAGAACTGGGGAAAGTGAAATAA
- a CDS encoding exported hypothetical protein (Evidence 5 : Unknown function) — protein sequence MFRKLSFCILSFVALALYIISCDKGVEPQKQKPPDYGPNLSVQIDDKPVWSPDGTVIAYYHYGITGLDYDTTDPTGWDLSQRGIWLINPDGTNPRFLVQAGNATWSADSKWIYFMTDAAWKIKVTGDSLTKIGDGMAFCDPTFSPQGDKVVSHYSIGDSSGIWITYLKDTSLNHWSGTRGPVWHPSGDSIFWADSWTGYWIESLDHSYRRKIRVPLEGFEGPISYNDRTRMIVSDSKNGIAIFDINGGNLRIISVKASVPVWSPDGTKICYLGTEHKIASLWIINTDGTDRRKLTFEP from the coding sequence ATGTTTCGCAAATTGTCCTTTTGTATTTTATCATTTGTCGCTCTAGCATTATACATAATATCATGCGATAAGGGGGTCGAGCCGCAGAAGCAAAAGCCGCCCGATTATGGCCCCAATCTGAGTGTTCAAATCGATGACAAGCCGGTCTGGTCTCCGGACGGGACGGTGATTGCGTATTATCATTATGGCATAACGGGACTCGATTACGATACGACCGATCCTACCGGGTGGGATTTATCCCAACGGGGCATATGGCTGATAAATCCCGACGGCACCAATCCGCGATTTCTGGTTCAAGCCGGGAATGCCACCTGGAGCGCCGATTCGAAATGGATATATTTTATGACCGATGCGGCCTGGAAGATTAAGGTTACGGGCGACAGTCTCACCAAAATTGGCGATGGTATGGCATTTTGCGATCCGACCTTCTCACCCCAGGGAGACAAGGTTGTTTCTCATTATTCCATCGGTGATTCCAGCGGGATATGGATTACTTACCTTAAAGATACGAGCCTGAATCATTGGTCAGGAACACGGGGGCCGGTTTGGCATCCATCCGGTGACAGTATTTTTTGGGCCGACAGTTGGACCGGATACTGGATTGAATCACTTGATCATAGTTATAGGAGAAAGATACGCGTCCCATTAGAAGGGTTTGAGGGACCGATTTCCTATAATGACCGGACAAGGATGATTGTATCCGATTCCAAAAATGGGATTGCCATTTTTGATATAAACGGCGGCAATCTGCGCATTATCTCTGTGAAAGCGTCCGTGCCCGTTTGGTCGCCGGACGGCACTAAAATCTGCTACCTTGGCACGGAACATAAGATAGCGTCGCTGTGGATCATAAACACCGATGGCACAGATCGAAGGAAACTGACTTTTGAACCATAG